CTTCTCTTTTCAAATTAATTTCTCTCCCATTCAATATTTTCAACCGTATTATACGCCCATTATCTATCATCATTATTAGCACGATTCCATCTTCCTTAATCGTTACCCACACAGTGTAGGTAACGAATTTTGCTaatttattagaatttttttactttctttgttgtatttctctatatttattcttatatttcatcgttttctttgtttcttttcattcctttttttttctgttttcagTCATTGTTAGAGTGTTTAAAACAAGATCTAATTCTCCATTTTAATGGCGGAAAGAGATACTCCAAGCAGGAATACTCGAGGTAGTCCTGATGTTTATGGTGGTCCTAGTTTCTCTTTGAGATTTTCACAACAACAACTTGCAATTGCAGGAGAATCTGCTAAAATTGTTGCTGAGAGAAGAAGCAAGAAGATTCATGACCCATCAAGGATGCGTCAACTTCAACCAACTGAAGTTCCAAAACCGAGCAAGCGAAAAGATGATGTACCAGTCAAAAAAGGTTCTAAAGTTGCTCAACAAAATAAGAGAAAAGTAACCAAGCCTTTTTCCgacgttaagggtaaaaaggttgTTAAAGATGTAGATCTGGAAGAGGATGAACAGGTATTGATGAATTTTTTCgattttgttgttttgtatttcactatatttctatATATTTCAACATAATTGGATATGCAATTCAATATATTTCTGTGTATTTAATAAAATGTATATGTGCATCAACTGTAGTTTATATCATATACAACATAACTGTGGTAGTTGTGTTCGTAGTTAactgtatttcattatatttctatgtattttcacAAGTACGTATGTTTACTATTCTGTACTTATTTATTTTAAAAgttgtgttagttgtgttatgcaatttttttttgtgtatatttttgttgtatatatatgtgttaatTTTGTTGTCTGTGTCTATGTTTTATACAATTGTTTCCGTCTTAACTTAGTGTTCCATTTTTTATTTTAGGAAACTAAATTCTATGTTAAGAGTCATCCTGAAGAGGCTCCATCGATGCAACGGTACACGAATATCGAGGTGTTCAAAGATCTCAAGAGTAAGCTAACTGTTCCACAGTTAGAGATCATTTCCAAGACAATATTTGGGAAATTCCTCGGAATGCAGCACCTGGAGGTTCAAGCACAGATTTTTAGGTGCTTCATGGTAAGAGAGCTCAAGGAGAGCACTTCTGATTGCTTTACAATTGATATAAATGGTACCGTATTGCGATTTACCATGAGAGAATTTGCCCTTATGAGCGGGCTAAATTGTGTAGCCGATGAAGGTCAATTTACATACGATGAGGAAAAGCCGAATAGGATTATGGATGATTATTTTGGTGGAACTAGGAGTAAAGTAAAAATGTTGGAGTTGATTGATTGCTTTAAGAATAAGTGTTGGGGAGATAATGATGAGGACGCTGTTAAGTTTGCAATTATGTTTTTTATaaatacatacatcttttgcggCGAGCCTAGGAAAACGAATATACCAAGGGTTCATTTTGAAGTGGTTGAGGATGGAAGGTATGTAGATTATCCATGGGGCAAAGAAGCTTTTACCGAGTTGATTAGAAGCATCAGCAAGAAGTATTCTGCCACAACACAGTATTATAGGATCCATGGGATGCCACTGGCTATGCAAGTTTGGCTTTATGAGTGTTGTTCAAGAGTTCCATCGTATCTCGCTCTTAAATCCGGAAATTCCATTCCAAGAATGTTGAATTGGAGGTCCATTGACAGTCAGCCAAAATACAATATTTTGATGGAAGACATTTTTAGAGACGACAAATAGTCGGTAATATTCGAACACTCTaacttatttttatgtttttcatAACATTTTATTTTGCAATTATGCCTTACTGATTTTATTTGTACTCCACTGATCTACTTGTCGTATTTTTGCTTTCTGGTGGTTTTTTTCCTGATTTTTTGCATTTCActatatttctgtgtatttcCTTTATCATAATGTAACTATTTTGGGTTGTACATTTCATAATATTTCCCTATATTTCATTATTCATAATGTAAGTGTGACTAGTTTTATAACAcactaattaaatatttatttgttTCTTCTTCAGAGCTGTACATTTGTAAATACAATCCCCACTAGCAGTGAGTTGGAGAGCCTCCAATTGCCCGATGTTGTTGTCTGTCGAGATACAGTAGACAAAAATGTCTTAGTTGATGCCCATGAAGGTACCCCAAGTCACAGATATGCCAgtggatgagtatgatgatttcAGTACTACTCCCCCCACCTTTCTAAGGGCAAACAGCAATAACAGACGAATCAAACAGATTCTCCGCCTTCAAAGAGACGCAGACAACTTCCTGCAACAGCTTCCACATCAAAGAAATAACAAATCCACACCAAACCACAGACAACTTTGAAGAAGAGTCACAAGGATCAAAAGGTTACTCAAAAGCCTATTTTACAGAAGTCTGCTTCACCAGAGTTGAATGAACAAATGAATCGACCCCAAAACACCCCAGTCCTACGTGATGTCCCTACTGCATCTATGAAAGATGAAATGCAATTGCTAAGGAAATATTTTCAAGTTTTCAAGGAATCAGTAAGTGATTTTAGTTACGAAACAAAAATCTTTTTGATGTATTTAATTTACTGTTTGTTAACAAATTGAAATACTGTTTTTGTTTAAATATTAGGTCGTTGGTGAGTTCACAAGTATTGGCACTGAGTTGTCCAATCTTCGAACTTTCATGCATGACAACTTCAAGAAGCTATTTGAAGCAATCAAAGGGAACAATTCTGTGGACAAGGTAAATGTGTGAAATAGGAATTGAACTAACATTTTAGACCCTTATTGCGAAATACAATTTATATTAATTCATTTTTTTCATGTGAAGGCGGCCAATAGTAAGGCGCCGGTACATCAAACTGATGCTGGGCTACAGTTAACGCCTGAAGAAAACTTACGTCATGATTCTACCATTCAAACATCTCCGGCGAAACATGATGATGAGTCAAATAAGGTAAAATGAGTTTCTGACGTGAAATCCATCTTTTAAAGTTATGTTGTTGTGCATTGTATGCACAAAAAAGTATATGGTTGCCATGTTCCAGTCTATAATTTTAAAGTTATGTTTTCCTCGGTATTTTCTATTTTACAAACTTTTATATTTTATGGCGTTTCGTTTGTATTTCACTGATAAACTTCTCTGTTTTTTTTGTATGTCACTGTATTTCTACCCCCACAAAATCAGTCTAATCCTGACTCTATTTCTGTGTATTTAGTAATTTTCCAACCTTATATTTTTatgttatgattttgttttaaattttgattttttcttattCCAAAGGGTGTTGCACCAATGTTACATGAGGAAGTTCCGGATATTGTAGTGACCGGCGGAAATTTAAGAGCAGATACACGTAAAGCTTCATCTGAAGAGATTAATCGGGCGGATGAAGGATCTTTCAACTCAACAGAGGTAAATTTTACATTCAATCTTATAGATCTTTTCAAGATACTGCTATATTTAACATttattaaatcttttttttttttagggaatgGTCGCAGAGATGCTCATTGAGTTGCCTCTAGAAACTCGTGTACCAGAAGCAAGTGCGGGAATACAACCCGGGGACATCAATGATCATTCAATTTTACAAACCCCACCCAGGTTCGATGACAACATTACTAAGTCACAATGGTTGATCCGTGATGAAATGTTACCAAGCCAAATAGGTTTGTCAGGATTCTCTGTGTTTCATCAAACGAGTCACAAAGGATTTGTTATGCCAGTAATGTCTGCTGACAAAGGAATACAAGAGGCAGTGATTAATGAGGAAGTTGTAATTGCTCAACCAAATGTTATTCCAACTAGGATAGTCAAACCTAGTAAATACTTCAGTTCACCTTACATGACCAATTACGGCTCTGCAGAAGCTTCTGTTCAAGACCCCACACCTTCCATTTTTAAAAAGAAGCATCCATTTGTTGAAGATCCAATTAATGGCCCGTGAAATACTTCGCTTATTCAACAATGCCGGAATTGGCTTGAACAGGATCTGCTTCTAAGGCATGATAAAAAGTAAGTTTGAACGTATTTACCTTTTAAATTTATATATTCATTCAGCAAAGTAAACTGTTTACGTTGAAAATAACTGAGTGTTGATATTTAGAAAGGGTAAGGAAAGCCGTTACAAAAAGAATAAGCAAGCTTTGTATCCAGATGACATCAATTTTGGCTTTAATTTTGGCGTGTTACATGTTGATGACAAAAACTGATTCTATCTCTTATCGATGAATGGCCAGTCTTGGAATGATGAGGTGCTATATTTCCCATTTCCTTTTTATTCCTTAATTCTACAGTTGTCTATCTATCTGTTTTTTAAAgcatatttctctatatttcttctatgtatttctctgtatttccccgtatttctatgtattttcttGATTCAAACTGCATATTTCTCTGTAATAGTTTTTAGTTTTTCTATCACACAAGGTCCGTATGAAATTTAATTTATCAATATGCATTAaacttatttcattttttttaccaGCATATTGATGTCATTTTTTACTACTTGCGGAAGAAAGGCAAGTACGACAAGGATAACAGTTTCAAATTCACAACCGTTGACTGTATGTTCTTCTCcaaaattgatgaaattcatCGTGCATATGTTCATCCGGAGGGGACCAGTAGTGTTGCCAGTTCGGAGAACGAAATATGCGAGTACATTAACGGGCATGGGATGCTGGCTAATGTGCCATGGCATACAGTTGATTGTGTACTCATCCCTATCAACATCaaagaggaaaatcactggatCTTAATTGTAGTGCCATTCACTGACAGGTAttcctacttttttttttaaattcattaAAACTGCATATCTCTCTGTATTTTCTCCGTATttctatgtatttcttcattcaaACTGCAAATTTTGCTGTAACAGTTTTTAGTTTTTCTATCACACAAGGTCCGTATGAAATTTAATTTACCAACATGTTAACCGACCTGATGTACTATTCTTTTACGTGCAGGCGTCTGTACATCTACAACTCATACCGAGCTGCTGGTCATGATGCTGTTGTTAGAAGAGAAATACACAAGATAGCTACCCTATTTCCACATCATCTACATTTGTCTGGATTTTACGAGAAAAAAAAAGGCATCGATTGGATTAATAACCACCCATCATATAAGGGCAAACAACAGACTGATGACTTTGATGTCATGTATGTGAACGACTTGCCACAACAAGCCTCTGGCAGCATGTATGTATTTCAACATCAtagttccaatttttttttcaaaattctcaaccaataatcttttttttttttcttcatttttcagggattgtggtgtgtatgttGCCGCATTTGCTGAATACTTTTGTTCTGGACGAGGTGTTCCATCTGAAATTGATGCAGAATCACTACGTAATAGATACGGGGCATTACTATGGGAATACAGATGGCAAAAGGCTGATTTGAATGCCTTCAGTGACAATGAACTGCCGCTAAGACCAGTTAGGCCTGCCATAGATTACAACACGGTCGACACAGTAGTTGTTAATTAGTCCACTAGGTTTTAATGTTGAATCATTTTTCACAGTATTGTTTTGCTGACCATTTTTGTAcattttgttgtgttgttttttTAAGAATTGACAAATTGCAGTGTTTTTTCATCAATGACTTAACTAATTTCTTTCACGACTATTTTTTGTTTAAGTCTCCCATATTTATATTTATCGTTTAATGAAAACAGCTTCTGGTGTATCTCAATATATTCCAATGTTATATACCCACTCTTCAATTCGACAAATTATTCCAAGTGAACTTGAATACTTCtggtgtatttcaatgtattccaGTTGACAAATTGCAGTGTTTTTTCATCAATGACTTAGCTAATTTCTATCACGACTATTTTTTGATTCAGCCTCTCATATTTATATTTATTGTTTTAATGAAAACAACTTTGTGGTGTTTTTCAATGTATTCCAATGTATATACCCACTCTGCATTttttatgaaacagtttctgatatatttcattgtattcttgTGTATATAGGCCTAATGCAACTTAATATTTCTTAAACATTTCactcatatttcattgtattattCTAAGTTAATATGTATTTATTCATTTGAACGTCCGTTAACACCGAATTGTATACAATATTATTATGAAAATGAAGGACAAAAAATGCAGAATACAACGATGAACCAAAAAtttctttatttaatatttttggggataagtgtttttttttttttaaaaaaaatacaattacAATCTAAACATCTACTTCTTACGTGGCTCATTAGAACAAGAACGTCTATTGTGACCAAGACGTCCACAAGTACTACAAGCATTCTTACGTTTACCAATCATCGTCTCCATTAATGGTTTATCTCGCTTCTTCTTTGGCCTTCCCGGGGGTCTCTTGTATCTTGGTGGCAAAACAACTTCATCGCATATGTGTTTGGGAATATTCCACTCACTCTCGTCAGGCAGAGGATCCACAGGCACATCATACGTCTTAATCACTGTCTTTGGTTTGAATCGGTCTGAGCAATATTCATCAGGCATACGACTTTTACTCTTCAATACAGCCCATGCATGTGGACATGGTATCTCATCCATTTGGAACATCCGACAACTGCATGTTTTCTTTTTAAGATCAATTATGAAACGCCTTGCCTCATCATTTACGGTATACACATATTCAGTTGATGGTTCAACCTAATCAAGAAGAAATGTGTCAGACCAGAATACATTGAATATTAACAACGATAAGTAATATGAAATACATGGAAATATACAATCCAAACAGAATTACTTAAGTACCTTCtaaaatatacagaaatatattgaaatatatGTAGGCAGACTTCAACAAAATAAACAGTAACATACCGTCATGGAAATATACAATCCAAACAGAATTACTTAATATGAAATACATGGAAATATACAATCCAAACAGGATTACTTAAGTACCTTCtaaaatatactgaaatatattgaaatatatGTAGGCAGACTTCAACAAAATAAACAGTAACATACCGTCATACGCAGAGATTTACATTCGTTTATTGATAATAATTGCTGGAATGTTTTTCcaagtgttgtgaatgtgtatgtACCGTTCCTCATATTAGTGCAATTCCATCTcccaaacatcttcctcacttcttcaagaAAATCGAAAACAGGCAACTCTCTTGCTGctaccaattttccattaatacattcAACTATATTTGAGGTCATTGTCCATCCTCTGTTAACGGGTGAATACAGTTGAGCCCACTTTTCCCTTCCAGCATCCTCCAAGTACTCTTTTACTCGAAAATCAACCTTCTCAATCTTCTCCATCAGCTTATCAAACTTAGCCTGTGTGTATGCTTTTGCAAGTGCATAGAATACAGGACTCAATACTTCACCATTCGACTTGTATTTCGTGATCACATTTTTCCATAAATCCCGTATGCACGCCAAATGTGGCACAGTTGGATATACTCTAGACACCGCCTTAATGATGCTCTCATGTCTGTCTGATACAACACACATGTTATCCCTATTCCCATAAGCTTGTTTGAACTGCTCAAAGAACCAGGTCCAAGACTTATCGTTCTCTGAATCTATCACACCATATGCCAATGGTAGAATATTACCTGCACAAACATGTTTTGTGTATTTTTACAGTGAAATATACCATAAATCATATTGGAAATACACTGGAACTAGAATGAAATACTAGTTTATAAAGTATAAACTAGTTTATACTTTATAAACTAGTTTTATTAGTTTTATGAAAAACTAGTTTATAAGTATTTTTTGACTTATTTATGCGTTTGATAAATATAAAAAATGTGTATAATGTTTATAAGTCAAAAGGCATAACTTTTCTTTATAACACTTTAATTTTGACCAAGGTTTTTACTATTTTATCATTTGTTTTTTTCAAATTCTCAAAATATCTTTTTTTCAAGACAAAACCACTAACTTCATCTTCAATTAGTATCCATCATTCCTCATTTTCATCGCAAAgatatttttaaatttattattttataaaagaAATTTAAGATATAAATTTAAGAGTATCTAgtcattttaacaaaaaaaaaaaaaacagcttatcaatttatttatttattatgaaACACATCAAATTTTTATTATCAGTTTAAGTAATTCCATCTAAATGCGTAAGTACTTATTTTTAATATCAGTTTCAATACTTAAAACCTATCATATATTTATAATAAGCTAAGTTAGACGGGCTCTTACTTGATTCATGTGATTACGTTCTATGAGTTTACTCTATCCAACTTTTAGTTTTACTAACTAATTGTACTTAAACTTATGCGTAGAGAATATATTAAgtaaaacttacataaatagctaccttttagtaACTTGTAACAAGAAATAGCTATAAAATTGTTATTTACTAAGCGTAGCTGGTTTTTCACATAAAACGCGTGTATttcatttttttgaaatatagtgaaatacaggAAACACACGACACTAGTGAGTAAAATTAGGCCGTATTTatggaaaagatttttttttttaaattcagggATTCAGTTTAAATCTTCCCATTAATCACGCGTAACGAATGTTCTTCCATAACAGCTTACGTATCTCTCTCCaattttatcacaatcaaaactttttgaattaaaaaaatactaaagATCTAAAAACTTCCAACTACAGAAGAATCTCTTTGAGCACTGTTTTATACATTCGAATTCTTCAAAAGCAAGTTGAAATACACTCAATAAGATATGAACGAGTGTATATATGGAATTTTAGTGAAGATCAGATTTGTATTTCAGATTCTACAAAAGGtatgtttcaaattttcaatgaTTTGTGTGAGATTGTTTTTTGATTCAATTTTCTGTGATTGGAACAATGTTTGTTTTTTCCAATGCAGTCACTGTTCTTCTAGTTTTGTTGAATTATCAAAACGAAACATGTCAAGCATAACAACAGTGATCAGACACTCCATTTTTTGGAATGAACAGAATTGCTTTGTTAATTACAAACTAGACGCAGTTGTCTTCAAAGATTATTGTTCATACGGTGATTTGGTTGAAATTATAGCAATTCAGTTAGGTGTTTGATATTAGCAGGAAAACGATATCAATAAAATATGCTGTTGAAAGAGACAATATGCCAATGGAAATACGCAACAATATGGGAGTAAGGGTGTATGTTGAGCTTAAGAGAGAAAACAGGGATTTGAAGCATATCCGTTGTGCGTTAGCATAACTGATAATGATCTTGAGAATTTTGTGTCCGGCGAATCTGCAGTTGGAGACGATATGTTTCAACTTGAATTTAATGATTATATGCATGCTATGGACGTAGTTGATTCAAATGATTTGGATGCGTCGGATTGTGCTAAGGCTGTTGTTTTATTTGAAAACAACGATAACTTGATAATTTCGAACAAGGAACATAAGGATGTTTTTGTTGATCAAATCTACAAAGATAAGGACACTCTGAAGAATGTTATGGCGAATTATGCAATTCGCAAAAGATTCAATTTCAGGACAGAGAGGTCGAATGCCATAAGGTATGTTAGTCCGAAAAACtatgaaatacattgaaatatactaTGAAATACACTGAAACACTGTGACATAAACTATTGTAGTGACATTATATTTCAGTTGGATTTAATTAAATACATTAAAATACGCGCTATTTGTATTATTTAATTCCATTATGTAACCATTTCAGTATATAAAGGCAATGTATTTAGGATCGtgtatgtgtttgaaacttcaatctgactgtttttttttttattggtttATGTAGTTACACTCTGGTATGCTGTTCAACTGATTGTCATTGAAAATTCAGAACTTCAAGTATTGCGAACTCTAAAATGTTCAGAGTGAGATATTTTCATGACGAACATACGTGTCTATTAAAGGACAAAGTGTATTCCCAAAGGCAAGCAACAAGTTGGTTGATTGGGGCGTCAGTTGTTAAGCCAAAAATAGCAAATCACAAGAGGAAATATACACCTGGTGATATAGTAAACGACGTAAAAAATGAGTATGGCGTTAATGTTTCTTATACGACGGCCTAGAGGGCTAGAGAAAAGGCAATGAATGAATTAAAAGGGTTTGCATCATAATATCTGACAAGTTATGCCCGagcccttaaagaacttatgccccgctaggcataagttcaattttaaagaacaaaaaataaaagatcAGCCCATTTGAAGAACAAATCTTGCAATTTCTTCTAATCCAGAAGGAGAACATGGATTCCATATAATTGCACGTTTTGtctttcaaatgggctggtctttaatttttggccttcaaatgAGTTGGTCCTTAATTTTCAGCcatcaaaatcgaacttatgcttaGCGGGACATAAAATATTTAGGGAAGCTAACataacttgtgaatattatgatgCGTAACTTATAGTCCTCTAGGTACAAGTTTGATTTTGAAGGATCAAGACCATCACAAAAA
The nucleotide sequence above comes from Lycium barbarum isolate Lr01 chromosome 3, ASM1917538v2, whole genome shotgun sequence. Encoded proteins:
- the LOC132631547 gene encoding uncharacterized protein LOC132631547; this encodes MECNILPLAYGVIDSENDKSWTWFFEQFKQAYGNRDNMCVVSDRHESIIKAVSRVYPTVPHLACIRDLWKNVITKYKSNGEVLSPVFYALAKAYTQAKFDKLMEKIEKVDFRVKEYLEDAGREKWAQLYSPVNRGWTMTSNIVECINGKLVAARELPVFDFLEEVRKMFGRWNCTNMRNGTYTFTTLGKTFQQLLSINECKSLRMTVEPSTEYVYTVNDEARRFIIDLKKKTCSCRMFQMDEIPCPHAWAVLKSKSRMPDEYCSDRFKPKTVIKTYDVPVDPLPDESEWNIPKHICDEVVLPPRYKRPPGRPKKKRDKPLMETMIGKRKNACSTCGRLGHNRRSCSNEPRKK